CCGTCGCGGGTGTACGCCGCGTGCAGGTGCGCCACGAGGAGTCGGCTCTGCGCCGCGTGGTCCTGCGCCGGGTGCAGCTGTCGGGTCTGTGGATCGGTGAACCAGCGGTGGTGCAGGCTGCGATCCAGCCCGGAGTGCCGGGTCTCGTCGCCGAGCAGGGCGATCGCCGGTGCGGTCTGCGCCAGCGTCTCGCCGAGGTGGTTGACCACCTGGGCGGGAGTGTCGTGGAGCCGGTCGAGGATCCGCATCATCCCCGGGTTGACGTGGTCGGCCCGGACCGTTCGGTGCGGGACGGCGTGCCCGGCGAGCTGGAACAGGTGGTCCCGCTCGGTCAGTGAGAGCCGCAGGCCCCGGGCCAGGGCGGCGAGCATCTGCTCGGAGGGATGTGGCCCCCGCTGCTGCTCCAGCCGGCTGTAGTAGTCGGTGGACATCCCGCTCAACGCGGCCACTTCCTCGCGCCGCAACCCGCCGGTACGTCGGCGCTGGCCCCGGGGCAGTCCCACGTCCTCGGGCTGCAGCGCCTCGCGTCGGGTACGCAGGAAGCTGGCGAGTTGGGCGCGGTCCACGGTGTCTCCGATCGGTGGGTGCCGGCGGGTGGACCGGCACGTTGAGTGCAACAGGCGAGCCCAGGCACGGTGTTCCGCCTCGCCGTGCACGGACACAAGACCACAAACCGGACCCCGCGCCGGCGCCATCCCATATCCACCCACCGAATCCTTCGCAAGATCGCGCTCGATCCTTGGATCCAGGGGTGTGACGGGGCGTACGAGGCCACTACATCCACGATCCAGCACGATCTTCACCGAAGCCGAGGATGCGCGGCGGCGGACGGCCCCGGCCCGACGGCGCGGGCCGGGGACCGTCCGGCGCGGTCAACGCTGGATGGACTTGGTCTCCAGGAACTCCTCCAGGCCGAAGCGGCCGAACTCGCGGCCGTTGCCGGACTGCTTGTAGCCGCCGAACGGCGCGAGCGGGTTCCAGTGACCGGCGTTCACGTCGACCTGGCCCACCCGCAGCCGCCGGGCGACCGCCGTCGCGTGCTCAGGCTCGCCGAAGACGCCACTGGTCAGGCCGTACAGCGTGCCGTTGGCGATGGCCACGGCCTCCTCCTCGTCCGCGTACGGGATGATCGTCAGCACCGGGCCGAAGATCTCCTCCTGGGCGATGGCGGAGCGCGGGTCGACGTCGGCGAAGATCGTCGGCTGGACGTAGGCGCCCTTCGCCAGGCCCTCGGGCCGATCCGGGCCACCGAACACCAGCCGGGCGCCATCGGCGATGCCCCGCTCGATGTATCCGACGACCTTCTGCCGGTGGGCCTCGGAGGCCATCGGGCCGATCCGGGTGGCCTCGTCGGTCGGGTCGCCGACGGTGTACTGCTTCGCCGCCGCCACGGCCAGCGCCACGACCTCGTCCTGACGGGAGGCGGGCACCAGCATCCGCGGCCATGCGCCGCAGACCTGGCCACCATTGGTGAACGACATCATCAGGCCCCGGCTGACCGCCTCGGGCAGGTCGGCGTCGTCGAGAATGATGTTCGCGCCCTTGCCGCCCAACTCCAGCGCGACCCGCTTGACGGTCTCCGCGGCCACCGCGGCGATCCGCTTCCCGGCCCGGGTGGAGCCGGTGAAGGAGATCATGTCGATGTCCGGGTGGGCGGAGATGGCCCTCGCCGACGATCGGGCCGGTGCCGTACACGACGTTGAACACGCCCGCCGGCACACCCGCCTCGGTCGCCACCTCGGCGAGGATCCGTGCGGTCAGCGGGGCGTTCTCGGACGGCTTGAGGACCACCGTGTTGCCCGCGAGCAGCGCCGGTGCCAGCTTGGAGACGACCTGCTGGAGCGGGAAGTTCCACGGCGTGATCGCACCGACCACGCCGATCGGCTCACGGACGATCAGCGAGGTGCCGATCTCCTCGGTCCAGGCGAAGTCCTCGGCCAGACCGGCGACGGATTCGATGACCGCGGCCGGGAAGGCGACCTGGGCGGTCCGGGACATGGTGATCGGTGAGCCCATCTCGGCGGTGATCGCCCCGGCGATCTCCTCCTGGCGGGCGGTGAGGCCGGCGCCGAGGCGGCGCAGCACGTCCGCCCGCTGCTGCGGCGTGGTCGCCGCCCAGGCGGGGAAGGCGGCCCGAGCGGCGGCGACGGCGCGGTCGACGTCCGTGGCGGTGCCGGCCGGGGCCTCGGCGACCACGTCGCCGGTCGCCGGGTTCACGACGGGAAGGGCGCCGGCCGAGCCGGCGACGATCTCGCCACCGATCCAGTGACCGGTGACGGTGTAGGTGGCAGGTGTCATGGACCGACCGTGGCATCGGCGCCGAGCCCCAACCAGGTGCGGTTCATCCAGGGATTCACGATCCCTGGCTGGGGCCGGGCCTGGTCAGAGCGCGAGGACGAGGCGGCCAGCCGCCGTGCCGTTGTCCTGCCGGGACCAGGCGTCCGCGACCGAGGCGAACGGCACGGTCTCGTGGTCGACGGTGAGTCGACCGGCGGCCGCGTGCCCGGCCACCACGGCCAGCGACGCCGCCCGCTGCTCGGCCGACAGCGCGTTGTTGGTGTAGCCGATCATCCGCAACGATCCGCTGCGGAGAACGGCGGACTCGATCGGCGCGGTCGCGCCCGCGGCGCTGCCCAGGTTGACCAGGCGGCCAGCCGGGCGCAGCACCCGCAGCGCCGCCGCGGCCGGGACGCCGAAGACCGGATCGAGGACGAGGTCGACAGGACCGTCGGCGGCGTCGCGCAGCCGGTCGGCCAGGGACGCGACGTCGTCGTCCGGGAGCAGCGGGACGGAGACCGCGGCGCCGAGTTCCTCGGCCCGGGACCGCGCCGCAGCGGAACGGGTCACGGCGATCACCCGGCGCGCCCCGGAGAGCAGGGCCAGTTGGACGGCCGCCTGACCGACCACACCACCGGCGCCGAGCACGATGACCTGTTCGCCGGCCGCGAGGCCGCCGGCGTGGGTCAGGGCTGCGTGCGCGGCGACGGCGGAGAGGCCCAGGGCGGCGAGCAGGGTCAGCGGTACGTCGGGCGGCAGCGCCACCACGTCGGCGGTGGGCACCGCGACCGTGGTCGCCATGCTGCCGTCGACCCCGGGCTTCATCCCGGCCGAGGTGCCGAACCAGACTCCGGTGCCGTCGGCGAGCCGGCCGACACCCTGCACGCCCGGCACGTACGGGGTGGCCGGCGTGCCGAAGTAGCTGGTCCCGCTGGCGCAGAGCACGTCGAGCGGGGTGATCGGCACCGCCTCGACCGTGATCGCCACCTCGCCGTCGGCCGGCACGGGGGCCGGTCGCTCGGCGATCGTCGGTGGCGTGCCGCAGGCGCTGAGCAGGGCCGCGCGGATCACGTCGCGATGTCCGGGTAGGGCAGCGCGAAGTGGGCCAGCCGCGCGCCGTAGGACTTCTGGTACTCCAGCGGCTCGGTGTTGTCCCGCTCGAAGACGGCGATGAAGAGGGTCAGGGTGAGGA
The nucleotide sequence above comes from Micromonospora sp. NBC_00389. Encoded proteins:
- a CDS encoding helix-turn-helix transcriptional regulator; this encodes MDRAQLASFLRTRREALQPEDVGLPRGQRRRTGGLRREEVAALSGMSTDYYSRLEQQRGPHPSEQMLAALARGLRLSLTERDHLFQLAGHAVPHRTVRADHVNPGMMRILDRLHDTPAQVVNHLGETLAQTAPAIALLGDETRHSGLDRSLHHRWFTDPQTRQLHPAQDHAAQSRLLVAHLHAAYTRDGRGSRAAAIVDALLAASPEFADLWREHPVPAGYCPPKHFVHPEVGPLELHCQTLVDPDQSQTLLVFTAVPGSESDEKLRLLSVIGSQYA
- a CDS encoding aldehyde dehydrogenase family protein, with product MISFTGSTRAGKRIAAVAAETVKRVALELGGKGANIILDDADLPEAVSRGLMMSFTNGGQVCGAWPRMLVPASRQDEVVALAVAAAKQYTVGDPTDEATRIGPMASEAHRQKVVGYIERGIADGARLVFGGPDRPEGLAKGAYVQPTIFADVDPRSAIAQEEIFGPVLTIIPYADEEEAVAIANGTLYGLTSGVFGEPEHATAVARRLRVGQVDVNAGHWNPLAPFGGYKQSGNGREFGRFGLEEFLETKSIQR
- a CDS encoding quinone oxidoreductase family protein — encoded protein: MIRAALLSACGTPPTIAERPAPVPADGEVAITVEAVPITPLDVLCASGTSYFGTPATPYVPGVQGVGRLADGTGVWFGTSAGMKPGVDGSMATTVAVPTADVVALPPDVPLTLLAALGLSAVAAHAALTHAGGLAAGEQVIVLGAGGVVGQAAVQLALLSGARRVIAVTRSAAARSRAEELGAAVSVPLLPDDDVASLADRLRDAADGPVDLVLDPVFGVPAAAALRVLRPAGRLVNLGSAAGATAPIESAVLRSGSLRMIGYTNNALSAEQRAASLAVVAGHAAAGRLTVDHETVPFASVADAWSRQDNGTAAGRLVLAL